A single Cyclopterus lumpus isolate fCycLum1 chromosome 1, fCycLum1.pri, whole genome shotgun sequence DNA region contains:
- the LOC117732822 gene encoding UTP--glucose-1-phosphate uridylyltransferase-like isoform X1, whose translation MSLTVADLTGGAMTEFQEKLRQQHEESMHRELEALLATANEAEAEISRKDFDGFKKLFHRFLQVKGPAVDWAKINRPPEDSIWPYERIRMDGLPDDVTASLNKLAVVKLNGGLGTSMGCKGPKSLISVRNENTFLDLTVQQIEHLNKTFDADVPLVLMNSFNTDEDTKKILQKYKHHRVHIHTFNQSRYPRINKESLLPIAASMGRGDGEAWYPPGHGDVYASFANCGLLDRLLAEGKEYIFVSNIDNLGATVDLSILQHLVSRPADRRCEFIMEVTDKTRADVKGGTLIQYEDRLRLLEIAQVPKAHADEFKSVTKFKIFNTNNLWISLPAVKRLQEKNAMDLEIIVNPKTLDGGLNVIQLETAVGAAIKSFNNAMGVNVPRSRFLPVKTSSDLLLVMSNLYSMDAGSLTMSKRREFPSTPHVKLGGSFTKVQEFLSRFESIPDMLELDHLTVSGDVTFGKNVSLKGTVIIIANHGDRIDIPAGAMLENKIVSGNLRILDH comes from the exons ATGTCTCTGACTGTCGCCG ACCTGACCGGAGGAGCGATGACGGAGTTCCAGGAGAAGCTCCGTCAGCAGCACGAGGAGTCGATGCACCGCGAGCTGGAGGCGCTGCTCGCCACCGCCAACGAGGCGGAGGCGGAG atctCCAGAAAGGACTTCGATGGCTTCAAGAAGCTCTTCCACAGATtcctgcaggtcaaaggtcCCGCGGTCGACTGGGCCAAGATCAACCGGCCGCCGGAGGACTCG ATCTGGCCCTATGAGAGGATCAGGATGGACGGTCTCCCTGACGACGTCACCGCCAGCCTCAACAAGCTGGCGGTGGTGAAGCTGAACGGCGGACTGGGAACCAGTATGGGCTGCAAGGGCCCCAAGAGCCTGATCAGCGTCCGCAACGAGAACACCTTCCTGGACCTCACGGTGCAGCAGATCGAG cATCTGAACAAAACCTTTGATGCCGACGTTCCACTCGTCCTCATGAATTCTTTCAACACGGACGAGGACACAAAGAAAATCCTCCAGAAGTACAAACACCACCGAGTCCACATCCACACCTTCAaccagagcag GTACCCGAGGATCAACAAGGAGTCGCTGCTGCCCATCGCCGCGAGCATGGGGAGGGGCGACGGCGAGGCCTGGTACCCGCCGGGCCACGGCGACGTCTACGCCAGCTTCGCCAACTGCGGGCTGCTGGACCGGCTGCTCGCCGAGGGGAAGGAGTACATCTTCGTGTCCAACATCGACAACCTGGGCGCCACCGTGGACCTCTCCATCCTGCAGCACCTCGTGAGCCGGCCGGCCGACCGGCGCTGCGAGTTCATCATGGAGGTCACCGACAAGACCCGGGCCGACGTCAAG GGCGGCACGCTGATCCAGTACGAGGACCGCCTGAGGCTGCTGGAGATCGCCCAGGTGCCGAAGGCGCACGCCGACGAGTTCAAGTCCGTCACCAAGTTCAAGATCTTCAACACCAACAACCTGTGGATCTCGCTGCCCGCCGTCAAGCGGCTGCAGGAGAAGAACGCCATGGACCTGGAGATCATCGTCAACCCCAAG ACGCTGGACGGCGGCCTGAACGTCATCCAGCTGGAGACGGCCGTGGGCGCCGCCATCAAGAGCTTCAACAACGCCATGGGCGTGAACGTGCCCCGCAGCCGCTTCCTGCCGGTGAAGACGTCGTCCGACCTGCTGCTGGTGATGTCCAACCTGTACAGCATGGACGCCGGCTCGCTCACCATGAGCAAGAGGCGCGAGTTCCCCAGCACGCCGCACGTGAAGCTGGGCGGCTCCTTCACCAAG GTTCAGGAGTTCCTCTCCCGGTTCGAGAGCATCCCGGACATGTTGGAGCTCGACCACCTCACCGTGTCGGGAGACGTCACCTTCGGGAAGAACGTCTCTCTGAAG GgaaccgtcatcatcatcgccaaTCACGGAGACCGGATCGATATTCCCGCCGGAGCGATGCTGGAGAACAAGATCGTCTCCGGAAACCTGCGAATCCTCGACCactga
- the LOC117732822 gene encoding UTP--glucose-1-phosphate uridylyltransferase-like isoform X2 — MTEFQEKLRQQHEESMHRELEALLATANEAEAEISRKDFDGFKKLFHRFLQVKGPAVDWAKINRPPEDSIWPYERIRMDGLPDDVTASLNKLAVVKLNGGLGTSMGCKGPKSLISVRNENTFLDLTVQQIEHLNKTFDADVPLVLMNSFNTDEDTKKILQKYKHHRVHIHTFNQSRYPRINKESLLPIAASMGRGDGEAWYPPGHGDVYASFANCGLLDRLLAEGKEYIFVSNIDNLGATVDLSILQHLVSRPADRRCEFIMEVTDKTRADVKGGTLIQYEDRLRLLEIAQVPKAHADEFKSVTKFKIFNTNNLWISLPAVKRLQEKNAMDLEIIVNPKTLDGGLNVIQLETAVGAAIKSFNNAMGVNVPRSRFLPVKTSSDLLLVMSNLYSMDAGSLTMSKRREFPSTPHVKLGGSFTKVQEFLSRFESIPDMLELDHLTVSGDVTFGKNVSLKGTVIIIANHGDRIDIPAGAMLENKIVSGNLRILDH; from the exons ATGACGGAGTTCCAGGAGAAGCTCCGTCAGCAGCACGAGGAGTCGATGCACCGCGAGCTGGAGGCGCTGCTCGCCACCGCCAACGAGGCGGAGGCGGAG atctCCAGAAAGGACTTCGATGGCTTCAAGAAGCTCTTCCACAGATtcctgcaggtcaaaggtcCCGCGGTCGACTGGGCCAAGATCAACCGGCCGCCGGAGGACTCG ATCTGGCCCTATGAGAGGATCAGGATGGACGGTCTCCCTGACGACGTCACCGCCAGCCTCAACAAGCTGGCGGTGGTGAAGCTGAACGGCGGACTGGGAACCAGTATGGGCTGCAAGGGCCCCAAGAGCCTGATCAGCGTCCGCAACGAGAACACCTTCCTGGACCTCACGGTGCAGCAGATCGAG cATCTGAACAAAACCTTTGATGCCGACGTTCCACTCGTCCTCATGAATTCTTTCAACACGGACGAGGACACAAAGAAAATCCTCCAGAAGTACAAACACCACCGAGTCCACATCCACACCTTCAaccagagcag GTACCCGAGGATCAACAAGGAGTCGCTGCTGCCCATCGCCGCGAGCATGGGGAGGGGCGACGGCGAGGCCTGGTACCCGCCGGGCCACGGCGACGTCTACGCCAGCTTCGCCAACTGCGGGCTGCTGGACCGGCTGCTCGCCGAGGGGAAGGAGTACATCTTCGTGTCCAACATCGACAACCTGGGCGCCACCGTGGACCTCTCCATCCTGCAGCACCTCGTGAGCCGGCCGGCCGACCGGCGCTGCGAGTTCATCATGGAGGTCACCGACAAGACCCGGGCCGACGTCAAG GGCGGCACGCTGATCCAGTACGAGGACCGCCTGAGGCTGCTGGAGATCGCCCAGGTGCCGAAGGCGCACGCCGACGAGTTCAAGTCCGTCACCAAGTTCAAGATCTTCAACACCAACAACCTGTGGATCTCGCTGCCCGCCGTCAAGCGGCTGCAGGAGAAGAACGCCATGGACCTGGAGATCATCGTCAACCCCAAG ACGCTGGACGGCGGCCTGAACGTCATCCAGCTGGAGACGGCCGTGGGCGCCGCCATCAAGAGCTTCAACAACGCCATGGGCGTGAACGTGCCCCGCAGCCGCTTCCTGCCGGTGAAGACGTCGTCCGACCTGCTGCTGGTGATGTCCAACCTGTACAGCATGGACGCCGGCTCGCTCACCATGAGCAAGAGGCGCGAGTTCCCCAGCACGCCGCACGTGAAGCTGGGCGGCTCCTTCACCAAG GTTCAGGAGTTCCTCTCCCGGTTCGAGAGCATCCCGGACATGTTGGAGCTCGACCACCTCACCGTGTCGGGAGACGTCACCTTCGGGAAGAACGTCTCTCTGAAG GgaaccgtcatcatcatcgccaaTCACGGAGACCGGATCGATATTCCCGCCGGAGCGATGCTGGAGAACAAGATCGTCTCCGGAAACCTGCGAATCCTCGACCactga